The Chlamydiales bacterium STE3 genomic interval AATGCATTAAAGGGAAAAGCAACCCATGTTGTTTCGGTAGACATTTCCAAGCAAGCAATTGAATTAGCTAAAAAGAACGTTGTTCTTAATGATCTAGATATGAGTCGTTGTCACTTTTATGCAGAAGATGTTTTTCAATTTTTGCGAGAACATCCCCTTAACTACGATTTGGTCATTTTAGATCCTCCCGCATTCGCTAAGAAAGCTAAAGATATCATTTCTGCTTGTAGAGGATATAAAGACATTAACCGCATCGCAATGCAAAAAATGCCCCCCAAAAGCTTGCTGTTGAGCTGTTCCTGCTCCTACTACATTGAGGAGGAGCTCTTTCAAAAAGTCCTTTTTCAAGCAGCTGTAGAAGCAAAACGCACTGTAAAAATTATTGGCCGTCACCGACAAGCAATGGACCATCCTATAAATATTTGTCACAAAGAAAGTGATTACCTTAAAAGCTTTCTGCTTTACATTGAATAGTCAATGCGCACAGTACCATCTAAGTTTTTACTAGATTCATAGGTGAGAGGAAAGGCTTTTGCAATATTGGGTATTGATAACCCTTTTATTAGAGGAAGCCCCTTTTCACCAAGAAAGCATGGACTGACGTAGGCGACAAATTGATTGATAAGTTGCTCTTTAAATAAAGATCCAATGATCGTACTGCCTCCTTCACAAAGGACTTGCATAATTCCTTTTTGGTTTAGCAGCTCGAGGGTTTCTTTTAAACACACTTTGCCGTTTGCGTCGCTCGCTACTTTTTTAACTAAGGCCCCAGCTTCTCGCCATTCTTCTATTTTGAGTTGTGCAGTTTGACTGGTAGTAATGACTAAAGTGTCCGCAAGAGTTGGGTCAAAAAGAGGACCTTGAGCCTTTAAAATTCCTCTACTGTCAAGAATCACTCTTAAGGGTTTTTGTTCGTGAGGAATGCGCACTGTCAGTCTCGGAGAATCCTCTATGGCTGTTCTACATCCGATTAATATAGCTTGAGAGTTTTTACGAAGGACTTGTGCATCTTGGCGGGCGGCTTCGGAACTTATCCATTTTGAAGAACCATCTTGGGCCGCAATTCTTCCATCTAAACTGCATGCTGATTTAGCAATCACAAAGGGTAGATGCATTTTTCTTTGATAGAGATAGGGTTTTAAGGAAATTGCCGCTTCTCTTTCCGCGATACCTGTAACAACCTCGATCCCTGCCTGACGCAGCTGTTCTATTCCTCTTCCATTCACTTTTGAATCGGGATCAAGTAATGCGACGACAACTCTAGCAACTTTGTATTTAATAAGAGATGCGACACAAGGCGGAGTACGCCCATGATGGCAGCAAGGCTCTAAAGACACATAAGCTGTAGCGCCTTGTGCATGGGTGCCTGCCTGCTCCAATGCTACGATTTCGGCATGAGCTCCTCCGATTTTTCGCGTAGCTCCTTGTCCGATTACTTTCGAATTTTTGACAATGATGCAGCCTACCCAAGGGTTGGGGGGGGCTATACTGCGGCTGAGTTCTCCGAGCTGGATGGCTTTTAGCATCATTTGCTGGTCAAAAGAATCTTTCATTGATGACATCAATAAATTTTTTGCTTATATCTTGCAATATACTACTTTGCGACAAGTACACGATTTTCACTCTAGATAATTAGGTTTAATCATATCCAAAAGAATAGATAGGATACTATAAATTTCGAAGGTTTGCTTGCATGTTGCCAAAAAAGAACTCACAGCCATCACTTCTCTCCTTGCAAAAAATTTGGAATCAGCCTTCCCACAATGCATTAACCGATTTAATCTTTTTTAAAGACCGCTGGTTTGTCATTTTCCGTGAATCAGATGCCCACGTTTTTGGGAAAAATGGCGTCATTAGAATACTAGCAAGTAAAAATGGTCAAGTTTGGTCGCCCACTTGCACGCTTGAAGAGGAGGGGTACGATTTACGCGATCCGAAGTTATCGGTTACGCCGGATGGAGCATTGATGTTGCTTGTGGGAGCATCGAGATTTAATCGATCAAAAAAAAGAATCGCACATCAATCCATGATTTGTTTTTCAAGAGACGGCATCTATTGGGGAAATTTCTACCCTATATTAAGTCTTCACGATTGGCTTTGGCGCATTACTTGGTATCAAGGAATTGCTTATGGAATTTCCTATCGTTTTACCGATCCAAGCAATCCAAAAAAAGAGTGGGTCACCACACTCTGGCGGAGTCAGGATGCGGTGAATTATCAAGCTATTACCGAATTTGTTATTCCAGGAAAGCCGAATGAAGCAACAATACGTTTCTTTCCAACCGGGCAGATGGTCGCTTTGCTCCGAAGAGAAGCGGAGCATGATAACAAAGCTTGGATTGGAACGAGCTTTCCTCCCTATGAAGACTGGATTTGGTCAGAAAGTAACCATTTCTTCG includes:
- a CDS encoding Uncharacterized protein (Product derived from UniProtKB/Trembl:D6YWB5), which produces MLPKKNSQPSLLSLQKIWNQPSHNALTDLIFFKDRWFVIFRESDAHVFGKNGVIRILASKNGQVWSPTCTLEEEGYDLRDPKLSVTPDGALMLLVGASRFNRSKKRIAHQSMICFSRDGIYWGNFYPILSLHDWLWRITWYQGIAYGISYRFTDPSNPKKEWVTTLWRSQDAVNYQAITEFVIPGKPNEATIRFFPTGQMVALLRREAEHDNKAWIGTSFPPYEDWIWSESNHFFGGPNFVITDKEVMWASGRVVYQTPYGEFPRTVLAQMTLRNLSPSLILQSGGDCSYPGMVCQDHILWLSYYSSHEGIAAIYLAKIDLG
- a CDS encoding Riboflavin biosynthesis protein RibD (Product derived from UniProtKB/Swiss-Prot:O84735;Gene name derived from UniProtKB/Swiss-Prot:O84735;EC number derived from UniProtKB/Swiss-Prot:O84735) translates to MMSSMKDSFDQQMMLKAIQLGELSRSIAPPNPWVGCIIVKNSKVIGQGATRKIGGAHAEIVALEQAGTHAQGATAYVSLEPCCHHGRTPPCVASLIKYKVARVVVALLDPDSKVNGRGIEQLRQAGIEVVTGIAEREAAISLKPYLYQRKMHLPFVIAKSACSLDGRIAAQDGSSKWISSEAARQDAQVLRKNSQAILIGCRTAIEDSPRLTVRIPHEQKPLRVILDSRGILKAQGPLFDPTLADTLVITTSQTAQLKIEEWREAGALVKKVASDANGKVCLKETLELLNQKGIMQVLCEGGSTIIGSLFKEQLINQFVAYVSPCFLGEKGLPLIKGLSIPNIAKAFPLTYESSKNLDGTVRIDYSM